One window of Halopseudomonas maritima genomic DNA carries:
- a CDS encoding 3-oxoadipyl-CoA thiolase, translating to MTAYIYDGLRTPFGRHAGAIASVRPDDLLAEVIRAVVTRNPFDGADYEDVVMGNTNQAGEDARNVARHAGLMSGLPQDVAGVTVNRLCGSGLAAILDAARAVKAGEGDLFVAGGVESMSRAPFVIAKSESAYSRDFRAFDSTIGARFPNPKVEKQFGDDTMPQTADNVAADLGISREEADTYAARSQALYEKARADGFFAEEIHPIEVSQGRKKPAKLVDQDEHPRPSSDMAALSGLRPLFEGGVVTAGNASGVNDGAAALIIGSEAIGQKYGIKPRARILAGAVSGVAPRVMGLGPVEACKKALSRAGLSLDDMDVIEINEAFASQVLGCAKQLGIAFDDPRLNPNGGAIAVGHPLGASGARLALTALRQLERTGKRYALVSLCIGLGQGVAAVIERV from the coding sequence ATGACTGCCTACATCTATGATGGTTTGCGCACCCCCTTCGGCCGCCACGCCGGCGCCATCGCCAGCGTGCGCCCCGATGACCTGCTGGCCGAGGTGATCCGCGCCGTGGTTACCCGCAACCCCTTCGACGGTGCCGACTACGAAGACGTGGTCATGGGCAACACCAACCAGGCCGGTGAAGACGCGCGCAACGTTGCTCGCCACGCCGGCCTGATGTCCGGCCTGCCGCAGGACGTGGCCGGTGTTACCGTCAACCGCCTGTGCGGCTCCGGCCTGGCGGCCATCCTCGACGCCGCTCGCGCCGTCAAAGCCGGTGAAGGCGACCTGTTCGTCGCCGGTGGCGTGGAAAGCATGAGCCGCGCACCCTTCGTTATCGCCAAGAGCGAAAGCGCCTACAGCCGCGACTTCCGCGCCTTCGACAGCACCATCGGTGCGCGCTTCCCGAACCCCAAGGTCGAGAAGCAGTTCGGCGATGACACCATGCCGCAAACCGCCGACAACGTCGCTGCCGACCTGGGTATCAGCCGCGAAGAAGCCGACACCTATGCCGCACGCAGCCAGGCGCTGTACGAGAAGGCCCGTGCTGACGGTTTCTTTGCCGAAGAGATCCACCCGATTGAAGTGTCCCAGGGCCGCAAGAAGCCCGCCAAGCTGGTCGATCAAGACGAGCATCCGCGCCCGAGCAGCGACATGGCCGCCCTGTCCGGCCTGCGTCCGCTGTTTGAAGGTGGCGTGGTTACCGCTGGCAACGCCTCTGGCGTCAACGATGGCGCCGCTGCGCTGATCATTGGCAGCGAAGCCATTGGCCAGAAGTACGGCATCAAGCCGCGCGCACGCATCCTGGCCGGCGCCGTCTCCGGTGTCGCCCCGCGTGTCATGGGCCTGGGCCCGGTTGAAGCCTGCAAAAAAGCCCTGAGCCGCGCCGGCCTGAGCCTGGACGACATGGATGTGATCGAAATCAACGAGGCTTTCGCCTCGCAGGTTCTCGGTTGCGCCAAGCAGCTGGGCATCGCCTTTGACGACCCGCGCCTGAACCCCAACGGCGGCGCCATCGCGGTCGGCCACCCGCTGGGCGCCTCCGGCGCTCGCCTGGCCCTGACCGCCCTGCGCCAGCTCGAGCGCACCGGCAAGCGCTACGCGCTGGTCAGCCTGTGCATCGGCCTGGGTCAGGGTGTGGCGGCGGTGATCGAGCGCGTTTAA
- a CDS encoding 3-hydroxyacyl-CoA dehydrogenase, which yields MFKRIGVIGAGAMGRGIAQLFASSGQQVLLFDTRAEAIDDALAFNRNLLQRAQAKGKMTEAELEATIARMQPAQTLEELQDCDLVIEAIVELLDVKQKLFADLEAIVSDDCVLATNTSSLSVTRIASTANKPERVAGFHFFNPVPLMKIVEVVRGERTDERHIQALVALAEQAGHFPAITPDTPGFLVNHAGRAFGTEALRILSEGVASVQQIDRILRDGPGFRMGPFELFDLTGLDVSHAVMESVYEQFYHDPRYTPSFIAAQRVAAGLLGRKTGQGFYRYEDGQKIEQPEPQPETVLINRPFWLETDDDALRSQVEEVLTKAGATLEAGSKPSDDAICLITPLGDDCSTALTQLGLPADRTLALDSFANWDKRRTLMRQPAASANVVAQARQALSADGVPVEVINDSAGFVIQRLIASVVNLGCEIVQKGITAPQTLDRAIQLALGYPKGPLAFGEHYGEANILAVLNNIQAVYGEPRYRPSPWLRRRVQLELPLTTPDFQE from the coding sequence ATGTTCAAGCGGATTGGCGTCATCGGCGCCGGAGCCATGGGGCGCGGCATCGCGCAACTGTTCGCCAGCAGTGGTCAGCAGGTGTTGCTGTTCGATACCCGCGCAGAAGCCATCGACGACGCGCTGGCCTTCAACCGCAACCTGCTGCAACGGGCGCAGGCCAAGGGCAAGATGACCGAAGCCGAACTGGAAGCGACCATCGCCCGCATGCAACCAGCGCAGACGCTGGAAGAGCTGCAAGACTGCGATCTGGTGATTGAAGCCATCGTCGAGCTGCTGGACGTCAAACAGAAGCTGTTTGCCGACCTGGAAGCCATTGTCAGCGATGACTGCGTCCTGGCCACCAACACCTCTTCCCTTTCCGTCACCCGCATCGCCAGCACCGCGAACAAGCCCGAGCGCGTCGCCGGCTTCCACTTCTTCAACCCGGTGCCGTTGATGAAGATCGTCGAAGTCGTGCGCGGCGAGCGCACCGATGAGCGTCATATTCAGGCGCTGGTGGCGCTGGCCGAACAGGCTGGTCACTTCCCGGCGATTACCCCGGACACCCCCGGCTTTCTGGTCAATCACGCCGGCCGCGCCTTCGGCACCGAAGCCCTGCGTATCCTCAGCGAAGGCGTGGCCAGTGTGCAGCAGATCGACCGCATCCTGCGCGACGGCCCAGGCTTTCGCATGGGGCCGTTCGAGCTGTTCGATCTGACCGGTCTGGACGTCTCCCACGCGGTGATGGAATCGGTCTACGAGCAGTTCTACCACGACCCGCGCTACACCCCCTCGTTCATCGCTGCCCAGCGCGTGGCCGCTGGCCTGCTGGGTCGCAAGACCGGCCAGGGCTTCTACCGCTACGAGGACGGTCAGAAGATCGAGCAGCCCGAGCCGCAGCCAGAAACCGTGCTGATCAACCGTCCGTTCTGGCTGGAGACCGATGATGATGCGCTGCGTAGCCAGGTCGAAGAGGTACTGACCAAAGCCGGCGCCACCCTGGAAGCCGGTAGCAAGCCATCGGACGACGCCATCTGCCTGATCACCCCGCTGGGCGATGACTGCAGCACCGCCCTGACTCAGCTGGGCCTGCCGGCGGATCGCACCCTGGCACTGGACAGCTTCGCCAACTGGGACAAGCGCCGCACCCTGATGCGCCAACCCGCCGCCAGCGCCAACGTGGTCGCCCAGGCGCGCCAGGCGCTGAGCGCCGACGGCGTGCCAGTGGAAGTCATCAACGATTCAGCCGGCTTTGTTATCCAGCGCCTGATCGCCAGCGTGGTCAATCTGGGCTGCGAAATCGTGCAGAAGGGCATCACCGCGCCGCAAACACTGGACCGCGCCATTCAACTGGCGCTGGGCTACCCCAAGGGCCCGCTGGCCTTCGGCGAGCACTATGGCGAAGCCAACATTCTTGCTGTTCTCAACAACATTCAGGCCGTCTACGGCGAGCCGCGCTACCGCCCCAGCCCCTGGCTGCGTCGCCGCGTGCAGCTGGAACTGCCTTTGACTACACCCGACTTCCAGGAGTAA
- a CDS encoding YbhB/YbcL family Raf kinase inhibitor-like protein: MGFAFSNDLELTSSAFGNNGAIAAKHTGDDVDVSPALNWKNAPAGTKSFAVICHDPDAPLISANGTYGFVHWVLYNIPANVSALAEGCADYTQGVNNFGNSGYNGPLPPEGHGQHKYYFWVIALDAELDLPAGLTLWQLLEKIEPHATAMNRLIGTYQR, from the coding sequence ATGGGATTTGCATTTTCCAACGACCTGGAACTGACCAGCAGCGCGTTTGGCAACAACGGCGCCATCGCCGCCAAGCACACCGGCGATGATGTCGACGTCTCTCCCGCGCTGAACTGGAAGAACGCACCAGCGGGCACCAAGTCCTTTGCCGTCATCTGCCACGATCCGGACGCACCGCTGATTTCCGCCAACGGCACCTACGGTTTTGTTCACTGGGTGCTCTATAACATTCCGGCCAACGTCAGCGCGCTGGCCGAAGGCTGCGCCGACTACACCCAGGGCGTGAACAACTTTGGCAACAGCGGCTACAACGGTCCGCTGCCGCCGGAAGGTCACGGCCAGCACAAGTACTATTTCTGGGTTATCGCGCTGGACGCTGAGCTGGATCTGCCCGCCGGCCTGACCCTGTGGCAGCTGCTGGAAAAGATTGAGCCGCACGCCACCGCAATGAACCGCCTGATCGGCACCTACCAGCGCTGA
- a CDS encoding PaaI family thioesterase → MNQAERQAIARTVTGFFQELGAELEEYSEGRAVVGLTLTDKHMNNASSLHGGVTASLLDIAMGLCGTWAASPQDRRVAITLSLNTNFTSTAPVGTRVRAVASCRSAGHKVFMASCDLLDQDDKLIGFGEGVFKKGAYRKDLP, encoded by the coding sequence GTGAATCAAGCAGAACGTCAGGCCATTGCCCGCACCGTGACCGGTTTCTTTCAGGAACTGGGCGCTGAACTGGAAGAGTACAGCGAGGGGCGCGCAGTCGTTGGCCTGACTCTGACCGACAAGCACATGAACAATGCCAGCTCGCTGCACGGCGGTGTCACGGCGAGCCTGCTGGATATCGCCATGGGGTTGTGCGGCACCTGGGCCGCGTCGCCGCAAGACCGCCGGGTGGCTATCACCCTGTCGTTGAACACCAACTTCACCTCCACCGCACCGGTCGGTACGCGCGTGCGTGCAGTGGCGAGCTGCCGCAGCGCTGGCCACAAGGTGTTCATGGCTAGCTGTGACCTGCTGGATCAGGATGACAAGCTGATCGGCTTTGGCGAGGGCGTATTCAAGAAGGGCGCCTACCGCAAGGACCTGCCGTGA
- a CDS encoding acyl-CoA thioesterase, with protein sequence MTASETHSHAFDQAISLTAKGDNLFAGEVGDRYQNMVGPFGGLTAATLLNAALQHPERIGEPVSLTINFAGPVQPGAFDIEAVALRTNRSTQHWLLLQRQDGEVVTSGTAFFATRRETWSEQQQPMPHAPAANSLPQLVRGERNWFANYDFRYVSGLFDPSRGDTNPSEADTETLLWTRDHPARPLDFASLTALGDVFAPRIFHRRQRFTPAGTVSLTHYFHADAAQLAAADDRHLLGHARATRMHNNYSDQIAHLWSDDGQLLLTTTQVAYFKE encoded by the coding sequence ATGACCGCCTCTGAGACCCACAGCCACGCCTTTGACCAGGCCATCAGCCTCACCGCCAAGGGCGACAACCTGTTTGCCGGTGAAGTCGGTGACCGCTATCAAAACATGGTCGGCCCCTTTGGCGGCCTGACGGCTGCTACGCTGCTGAACGCCGCCTTGCAGCACCCCGAGCGCATCGGTGAGCCGGTCTCGCTGACCATCAACTTTGCCGGACCGGTCCAACCGGGTGCCTTCGACATTGAAGCGGTGGCGCTGCGCACCAACCGCTCGACGCAACACTGGCTGCTGTTGCAGCGCCAGGACGGTGAAGTGGTCACCAGTGGCACCGCCTTTTTTGCCACTCGCCGCGAGACATGGTCCGAGCAGCAGCAGCCTATGCCGCACGCACCTGCTGCCAACAGCCTGCCGCAGTTGGTGCGGGGTGAGCGCAACTGGTTTGCTAATTACGACTTCCGCTATGTGTCCGGCCTGTTCGACCCGAGCCGCGGCGATACCAACCCGAGCGAAGCCGACACTGAAACCCTGCTGTGGACCCGCGACCACCCCGCCCGGCCCCTCGACTTTGCCTCACTGACCGCGCTGGGCGATGTGTTCGCACCGCGCATCTTCCATCGCCGCCAGCGCTTCACGCCGGCCGGCACCGTGTCACTGACCCACTATTTTCACGCCGATGCAGCGCAGCTGGCCGCCGCCGACGACCGCCACCTGCTCGGCCACGCGCGCGCCACGCGCATGCACAACAATTATTCAGATCAGATCGCGCACCTGTGGAGCGATGACGGCCAGCTGCTGCTGACCACCACGCAGGTCGCGTATTTCAAGGAATAA